The DNA region AGATCAGTCACCCTAAAAACGCTTGTGGGAAGACCTATCACGCCCTCCTTGATCGTCCGTTGAAGGGGACGGAGAGGGCCACCTTCAGGGCTGGCACTTTGATGTTGGAGTCTGAAAACAAGCCGTTGTTGCCGGCGGAGCTCGAGGTGCTGGGAGAGAAGGAAGTGCGCATCACCCTTCATGAGGGGCGCTACCACCAGGTGCGCCGCATGTTCGCCGCCGTGGGCAACCACGTCACAGACCTGAAGCGCGTGGCAATTGGAGGATTCACCTTGCCCGAGGATCTTGCCGAAGGCGATTGGCGTCCGGTGACCGATGCCGAGCGCGACGCGATATTTGGAGGAGTTTGCTAGGGTTCGGCGTTCAGTTTGTCAGTTCCTTGGCTGCCCGCTGAATGGCTTACTTGAGAAGGATCTCTCAAGGGAGGCGAGGAGTGGTAGTTGTGTTCATGAAATGAACCCGGATCAAATCCCAATGGCTTTAGCCTTGGGGGGCTAGGCACGTCATCCAAAGTCCCACCCTGAAGGGGAGGGAGGGCGTGAATGCTGGGAATAACGTTGTCTGTATTTTGTAGCTCGTTAGATTGAGCTGTGGCTCAATTCGATTAGTAAAGCGTATGACATACAAGTTTATATCGTTTCTTGTGGGGCTCGCCATCACCGCTGGATCGCTGTTATCTCAAGCGGATCAGAATGGCGATGAGTTAGTCATGGCGGAGAGAATCGAGAAGGAGGAGGGGGGGGATAGTCGTCGCAGATTTGAAGACGCACGGGAGCAGCTCAAAAAGGACTACAACACACCGATTGATTTCTGGGGCAAGGTTGTCGACCGAGAGGGTGCTCCGCTTTCAGCAACTCTGTTTCTAATTTTGTTTTATCGGCTCGAAATTGGGGTCGGAAAGAAGGCGGTTTACGAGTCTGACAAGCTTTCGGATCACGGCGGTGATGGCGACATGATGAGGTTTTCCTTTGGCGATCAGACGGCCATAAAATTCCTTCAAAATCGGGTTGTGGTTCGTGGCGCATAGAGCAGGCATGTAGAGGCTGCGCCGGAGTAAATGCCTTCCTCCGCGGACGTGCCTCTTGCCGCTATGAGTGCCGGTGTCTTTGTTGAATGGCGCAACTCCAACTAAAGCCGAAGCCTGGTTGTCGGTGATTGCGCCCAGTTCTGGCATTTCAGACAAGAAGACCGTGGATGCAGCCAGACCAAGTCCTTTGATCGACTCGATTTTGCGCTTCTTCTCACGCAGCACGGCGTCTTTCGCAATGAGTGTGTCGAGTTGCTTTTGGCAACGAGCAATCGCTCGCTCAAGGCTTTGGATTTGGGTCTTGAGCTCCTTCTTCACAAAGCTGTCGGTGACCTTTTGAAGGGCCGTTTTCTGAGCTGCAGCTTGGCGGGTGAAACGATCCTTAATCCTGGCGATCGCTGACATCTTCTCCTGCAGAGCTGTAGGTTTTACGCGGGATGCCGGGGTGATCGACTCTCCGAAGCGAGACAAGACCGTGGCATCCATCGCGTCAGTTTTCGCTGAGATTCCCATGGCCTCGGCAAATGCTCGTGCTCGCTTTGGATTAACCAGGCTGATGGGAATGTTTAGCTCCAATGCTTGAGCGAGGAGGCACTTTTCATAGCCACCGGTAGGCTCACAGATGATGTGGATTTCGTCCTGTTGTTTGGATAGCTTGAGGAGCTCCGATTTTACCTTTGATGGAGTGTTGGGAACGGTCCAGGAGCGCTTTGTTTTGGGGTGATAAAAGTCGAGTTTATCTTTGCTGACATCGACGCCGATATAGTGTTTGTTCTGAGTGTTCATCTGTATTTCAACCTTGGATCTACGAGCTCTCGGGCTCTTGCAACTCTACGAACTGCAGATGGATTTGAGGGAAACAGGCCTCCTTGCTGAAAGACGAGTTCAAGGACTCGAGGAGGAACGGAGTGACTGTTTCAGCGATCGAGGTGGGGGTGGCCACCCCCACCTTGATCAACCTCCGGTTTCGTATGAAACCGATGGAGCTAGGAATAGCTCAAATTGACCAACCAAGGAGTGGAGGCCAGGATGGTAGTGGATGAGTACGCGGGGCGTAAGGAGTATGTGACCCTTTCGGATCAAGACGGAAGGTTTGAGTTGTTGGGAAAAAAGGGTGCCAGAGTTCGCGTGAAAGTTTCTCTGTCAGGCTACGCTCCTACGACAGATGACAGGATTGGGACCAACGTATCGGCTCGGACCATCTATTATGCGCCGGAATCAAAACCGGCGCCTGCTTACGCCCCACCAACCAAGGACCATCCTCAGGTGTTTGTTTTGCGTAAGAGAAGCCCGGGAGCAAACCTCGGTTACGCCGAGTCCAGCCGAGTGCGCATCAAGAGATCAGGAGAGGCCAAAGAGATCGCCCTTGATGTGGAAGGTAAAAGGTTGGGGATCGACGTTCGGTGTTGGTCGGCAGCCCCAGTTCCCTTCTCTCACGATAAGTACGACTGGAGGGCGGAGATCCGGGTGGTGGAAGGGAAACTTCAACCGATCACAGAAGACGAACCGATAACCTCTCCCACAGAAGGCTACCTACCTGTTTTCTGCATCGAGTTGCCTAAGGATACGGAGGCGAACTGGCTGCGCAGTAGTCCTAGAGGAACCAGAGACTTTTGGGTGAAGTTTAACGACGGCACCTATGCCAAAGCAGAGATTGTAGTGAGGACCGGTCGAAAACACGAAGTGGATGTTGAGCTCTGGTACAATCTCGACGGGGACAATAATTTCGAGAGCGAGTGATTGCGGAAGGTGTCCCCCTCACACCTCATCATCGATCAGCAGTGTCTTCATCATGAGTTCGCCTTTCTTCCATGCGGCGGGCCATTGCTTCTCTGGGGCCTCGAAGAAGTAGAAGTAGAGCGTGTCGGTCTTCGGGTTGATGACGAAGAGGTGGTGCATGACGATGCCGCCCTCGGCGTCGGATACGCGCAGGCGGAGGCCGAGCGATTTGAACGGTCCGCGGGCCTTTTCCCACGATTCGAGGACTTTGCCTTTGGAGGCGGCGGTGCGGCGGTAGTCGGTCGCCCACTTGAGCGCGTCTTTACCCAAGGTTTCCTTGGCCTTGAGGAAGACATTCAATGAGAGGCCGGTGTCGAACGACGGGTTGTCGTCGTCGATTTCGCTTTTGGTGATGAAATAGGCGAGCGACTCGTCGCTGGGGTGGGCTTTGGTGTGCCAGCCCTCGGGCACGAGTATGGCGCCCTTGAGCTCCGGGATGCGCCACCATGAGAAGCCGGGGTGCTCGGGCAGTTCGAGTTCCTCCGTCGGAGCGGGGGACTCGGATGCCGGCGCGGGATCGGCCGGTGTGGGATCGGCCGGTGTGGGATCGGCCGGTGTGGTGGGTGCCTCGGGTTCGGTTGGCGGGTCGCTGGATACGGGTTCCTGGGCGTTCAAGGTGAACGCGGTGACCATCAGCAGGGCGCAGGTGGGAAAGAGATTCATCGCATCATCCCATTACGCCTGGTGGGGCGGTTGATGACGCGATGCTTATACCAAATGAACGGCCACCTTGGCGGAACCGATGGGAATTGGATTGGTGGGAGATGGTGTGAGGAGAGTGATCTTGGCGGGATCTTTTTGATTGATGCTGTGTTGCTCACCGCTCAGGTAGCCCGCTAGCATCGCAGTTCGCGCCTTGCCTCACTCGAAAAAGCTCTCCGCCATTCCGCCAATTTGACCATTCAATTGGTATTAGGGGATCGGTAATGATGC from Sulfuriroseicoccus oceanibius includes:
- a CDS encoding pseudouridine synthase — its product is MKLVKLLANLGYGSRKEVQRMIRDGLVTDGDGTTLAVKSPVPDEVRVAGEPLDPPAPLFIVLNKPVGYTCSTDDLGETVYDLLPPRYEFRNPILSSVGRLDKDTSGMLLMTDDGKLLHKISHPKNACGKTYHALLDRPLKGTERATFRAGTLMLESENKPLLPAELEVLGEKEVRITLHEGRYHQVRRMFAAVGNHVTDLKRVAIGGFTLPEDLAEGDWRPVTDAERDAIFGGVC
- a CDS encoding IS110 family transposase — its product is MNTQNKHYIGVDVSKDKLDFYHPKTKRSWTVPNTPSKVKSELLKLSKQQDEIHIICEPTGGYEKCLLAQALELNIPISLVNPKRARAFAEAMGISAKTDAMDATVLSRFGESITPASRVKPTALQEKMSAIARIKDRFTRQAAAQKTALQKVTDSFVKKELKTQIQSLERAIARCQKQLDTLIAKDAVLREKKRKIESIKGLGLAASTVFLSEMPELGAITDNQASALVGVAPFNKDTGTHSGKRHVRGGRHLLRRSLYMPALCATNHNPILKEFYGRLIAKGKPHHVAITAVIRKLVRLVNRLLSDPNFEPIKQN
- a CDS encoding type IV pilus assembly protein FimV, with the protein product MNLFPTCALLMVTAFTLNAQEPVSSDPPTEPEAPTTPADPTPADPTPADPAPASESPAPTEELELPEHPGFSWWRIPELKGAILVPEGWHTKAHPSDESLAYFITKSEIDDDNPSFDTGLSLNVFLKAKETLGKDALKWATDYRRTAASKGKVLESWEKARGPFKSLGLRLRVSDAEGGIVMHHLFVINPKTDTLYFYFFEAPEKQWPAAWKKGELMMKTLLIDDEV